A region of Leishmania donovani BPK282A1 complete genome, chromosome 7 DNA encodes the following proteins:
- a CDS encoding flavoprotein subunit-like protein, producing MARLSGPSLDWLVRYFNCDLSKLGFMGGHSRPRTHRGKERFPGMAITYALISALEAVQKVDPARARILTKARVVRLVRHPLDGPVTGVVFQDREGNQHMERGAVVIATGGFAADFAQDDSSLIARFAPQLTKFSTTNADHATGDGIKIAEQAGAGLVDMDRIQVHPSGLVDPRDPNNHVKFLCAEATRGAGGIVVDRHGQRFVDELARRDQVSAAMLKHDGASPFYLLLNEKSAREMEWHCKHYVGRGLMKRYASGHEFCKATRIKTEALAATYAQYKKDAAVNAASRGADSGAAGAAKRGFFSSLFGLGEKRVAAGTAVAKDSSRGTPDQFGKTVFRNVDAFSMEGPLYVAWIAPVVHYTMGGLHVNERAEVLDAKTKKPIPGLYCAGEAAGGVHGKNRLGGNSLLDCVVYGRVAGEAATKYLFATYMGPFSNNRLNTIYSHLAIEDLPLVPKAAAPAKPAEAPADSKEASACSDASPATAVDGESKGLKRYTRAEVAKHNKESDCWCIVRGLVLNLTEFLPDHPGGKQSVLMYAGSDATKEFDLVHQPEVIDKYTPDAIIGVVSD from the coding sequence ATGGCGCGTCTGTCCGGTCCGTCGCTGGACTGGCTTGTCCGATACTTCAACTGCGACTTGTCGAAGCTCGGCTTCATGGGCGGCCATAGCCGTCCCCGCACCCACCGCGGCAAGGAGAGGTTCCCTGGCATGGCTATCACGTACGCGCTGATCAgtgcgctggaggcggtgcagaagGTAGACCCCGCAAGGGCCCGCATCTTGACGAAGGCACGGGTGGTGCGCCTAGTGCGCCACCCGCTGGATGGACCGGTCACCGGTGTCGTCTTTCAGGACCGCGAAGGTAACCAGCATATGGAGCGGGGTGCCGTGGTGATCGCGACCGGCGGCTTTGCGGCAGACTTCGCCCAGGACGACTCGTCGCTCATCGCCCGGTTTGCCCCGCAGCTGACCAAGTTTTCCACGACGAACGCCGATCACGCgaccggcgacggcatcaAGATCGCTGAGCAAGCTGGCGCCGGTCTTGTCGATATGGACCGCATTCAGGTGCACCCGTCCGGCCTCGTCGACCCGCGCGACCCTAACAACCACGTCAAGTTCCTGTGCGCCGAGGCGACGCGCGGAGCCGGTGGCATCGTGGTCGACAGGCACGGGCAGCGCTTCGTGGAcgagctggcgcgccgcgatcaggtcagcgccgccatgctgaagcacgacggcgccagccCCTTTTATCTTCTGCTGAACGAGAAGAGCGCCAGGGAAATGGAGTGGCACTGCAAGCACTACGTGGGCCGTGGCCTCATGAAGCGCTACGCCAGTGGCCACGAGTTCTGTAAGGCTACCAGGATAAAGACCGAGGCCCTGGCGGCGACGTATGCGCAGTACAAGAAGGATGCCGCGGTCaacgccgcctcgcgcggTGCCGActccggcgccgcaggagcCGCGAAGCGAGgctttttttcctctctctttggcCTTGGCGAGAAGCGAGTGGCGGCGGGCACTGCGGTAGCCAAggacagcagccgcggcaccccCGACCAGTTTGGCAAGACGGTATTCCGCAACGTGGACGCCTTCAGCATGGAGGGCCCGCTCTACGTCGCGTGGATCGCGCCTGTTGTGCACTACACGATGGGTGGCTTGCACGTCAACGAGCGCGCCGAGGTGCTAGACGCGAAGACGAAGAAGCCGATTCCTGGCCTGTactgcgccggcgaggccgctggcggcgtgcACGGCAAGAACCGGCTCGGCGGCAACTCGCTGCTGGACTGTGTCGTGTACGGCCGCGTGGCTGGCGAGGCGGCGACCAAGTACCTATTCGCCACATACATGGGGCCCTTCTCGAACAACCGCCTGAACACAATCTACTCGCACCTCGCCATCGAGGACCTGCCGCTGGTTCCGAAGGCAGCCGCCCCCGCCAAGCCGGCAGAGGCGCCAGCCGACAGCAAGGAAGCTTCTGCTTGCAGCGACGCTTCCCCGGCGACCGCCGTGGATGGGGAGAGCAAGGGCTTGAAGCGCTACACTcgcgcggaggtggcgaagcACAACAAGGAGTCGGACTGCTGGTGCATCGTGCGCGGCCTGGTGCTGAATCTGACTGAATTCCTGCCGGATCACCCAGGCGGCAAGCAGTCGGTGCTGATGTacgccggcagcgatgcgACCAAGGAGTTTGACCTGGTGCATCAGCCGGAGGTGATCGACAAGTATACGCCGGACGCCATCATTGGTGTTGTGTCGGACTAG
- a CDS encoding phosphoacetylglucosamine mutase-like protein yields the protein MELEQTATSNPHAIFTSMFFNQLKRIIDSEFPLRHDPVKSPLTYGTAGFRFKAELLPPVAARVSMIAALRSVYCQGKRAAEGYSVPCTVGIMITASHNPYVDNGFKIIDVDGGMLAESWEKWCTRAANASSGSDLERVMMDCLAHDPRVFQPKQYSYCQVHFSRDTRPSGEEIVNAGLRTLHLLRNTTARSYPPVSTPCMHFAIAKANELGLADESVSPSYYNELLAGFEEMYRFASPGSQSSEKEGNPQQLVVDCANGIGSLTVKELINASRQQSDFVALATFFELHQVDCNCQDETVLNSKCGADYAKQHATPSAAMSAWPSTCPPGVNPIATHFYSLDGDADRVVAFLYDPKRDSKWVLLDGDRMSILYAMLLHKWLGEEQMRALDVAVVQTAYANGASTEFLEKQLHMQVHTSATGVKNLHPIAHAHDVGIYFEANGHGTVLLSEKVLTGAASTGPEKAALFAAMRRLMSQYCGDAIADMLMCEVALKALNLTFQDWADLYADRPCKQIKVTVAHRGRITNTPDERRALSPAGMQDEIDAAVSLALSRCEAARAFVRPSGTEPVVRVYAEATDPSVCESLSAEVAKIVEAYCS from the coding sequence ATGGAGCTCGAGCAAACGGCAACCTCAAACCCACATGCTATTTTCACTAGCATGTTTTTCAATCAGTTAAAGCGTATTATCGACTCTGAGTTTCCTCTGCGCCATGACCCCGTGAAGAGCCCACTCACTTACGGAACGGCAGGATTTCGTTTTAAAGCTGAGCTTCTTCCACCAGTGGCAGCCCGTGTTTCCATGATAGCCGCACTTCGATCCGTGTACTGCCAAGGAAagcgagcagcagaaggTTACAGTGTACCCTGCACGGTGGGTATAATGATCACGGCATCTCATAATCCGTACGTGGACAACGGATTCAAAATTATCGATGTTGACGGAGGAATGCTTGCAGAGTCCTGGGAGAAGTggtgcacacgcgctgcaAATGCCTCGTCAGGAAGCGACCTGGAGAGAGTCATGATGGACTGCTTGGCGCATGATCCTAGAGTGTTTCAGCCGAAACAATACTCGTATTGCCAGGTGCACTTTTCCAGAGACACCAGACCGAGCGGCGAAGAAATCGTGAACGCAGGGTTGAGAACACTGCATCTTTTACGGAACACCACCGCAAGATCTTACCCACCTGTTTCGACGCCTTGCATGCACTTCGCGATCGCAAAAGCCAACGAGCTCGGCTTGGCGGATGAGTCTGTGTCTCCATCTTATTATAACGAGCTTTTAGCTGGTTTCGAGGAGATGTATCGCTTTGCAAGCCCGGGCTCGCAGTCAAGTGAGAAAGAAGGCAATCCCCAGCAACTCGTTGTTGACTGCGCCAACGGTATCGGCTCCCTGACGGTGAAGGAGCTCATTAACGCTTCCAGACAGCAATCCGACTTCGTAGCGTTAGCTACCTTTTTCGAGTTGCACCAGGTAGACTGCAACTGCCAGGATGAAACGGTGCTGAACAGCAAATGTGGAGCCGACTATGCAAAACAGCACGCAACGCCGTCTGCCGCAATGTCAGCGTGGCCAAGCACCTGCCCGCCAGGTGTGAATCCTATTGCCACACACTTTTACTccctcgacggcgacgcggacCGCGTTGTCGCATTTCTCTACGACCCAAAGCGGGATTCCAAATGGGTTCTGCTGGACGGTGATCGAATGTCCATCCTTTACGCAATGTTGTTGCATAAGTGGCTTGGTGAAGAGCAGATGAGGGCTTTGGATGTGGCTGTTGTGCAGACAGCCTATGCAAACGGCGCATCAACAGAGTTTCTCGAGAAGCAGCTCCACATGCAGGTGCATACCTCCGCCACTGGCGTCAAAAACCTTCACCCGattgcgcacgcgcacgacgTGGGAATCTACTTTGAGGCAAACGGCCACGGTACAGTGTTGTTATCTGAAAAGGTGCTCACAGGGGCTGCTTCGACCGGACCTGAAAAGGCTGCGCTGTTCGCCGCGATGAGGCGTCTGATGTCCCAGTACTGCGGCGATGCGATCGCTGACATGTTAATGTGTGAAGTTGCGCTGAAAGCTCTGAATCTTACATTTCAGGACTGGGCGGACTTGTACGCTGATCGTCCTTGCAAGCAGATCAAGGTCACTGTTGCACATCGTGGTCGAATTACGAACACCCCTGATGAGCGTCGGGCATTGTCGCCTGCCGGCATGCAGGATGAAATTGATGCCGCGGTCTCTCTGGCTTTGTCTCGttgcgaggcggcgcgagcTTTTGTCCGTCCTAGCGGTACGGAGCCGGTTGTGCGTGTTTATGCGGAGGCCACTGACCCGTCAGTGTGCGAGTCTCTCTCCGCAGAGGTCGCCAAGATTGTTGAAGCATACTGCAGCTGA
- a CDS encoding cytochrome b5-like protein: protein MHNLVLDVPRHMPLRPSGKRIIFDYAGEDSVRGFYVAHGLNEMEACAPSRLFAYCRTRGGGGGGGDLIGILTHT, encoded by the coding sequence ATGCACAACCTCGTGCTGGATGTACCGAGGCACATGCCGCTCCGCCCCAGCGGCAAGCGCATCATCTTTGACTACGCCGGCGAGGACTCGGTGAGGGGGTTCTACGTGGCTCACGGCTTGAATGAAATGGAGGCTTGCGCCCCAAGTCGATTATTCGCGTACTGTCGCACtagaggaggcggcggcggcggcggcgacctcATAGGAATtctcacgcacacataa